A window of the Haloarcula rubripromontorii genome harbors these coding sequences:
- a CDS encoding DNA topoisomerase I → MRLIITEKDNAARRIAEILSEGGASANRRNGVNVYRWGDTRVVGLSGHVVGVDFPEEYNDWRDVEPVELIDADVTKEPTQENIVTTLQQLAREADEATIATDYDREGELIGKEAYELIREETDVPVDRVRFSSITEREVRDAFANPDDIDFDLAAAGEARQIIDLVWGAALTRFLSLSARQLGDDFISVGRVQSPTLKLIVDREREIQAFDPEDYWEIFADLQKNGSGFEAQYFYDDDGKEAERVWVEDDADDAYADLTSVDAATVTSVRRRTRTDSPPTPFNTTAFISAASSLGYSAQQAMSIAEELYTTGYITYPRTDNTVYPEDLEEDALLDEFVGAGHFGEDAEALLEQEDITATEGDEETTDHPPIHPTGEIPPKVDLSDDEWEIYELVVRRFFATVAEAATWEHLRVVADAGGRSLKANGKRLVEPGYHDVYPYSSASENHVPDVEEGEELAISEVRMEAKQTQPPRRYGQSRLIQTMEDKGLGTKSTRHNSIEKLYDRGYIEGDPPRPTTLAMAVVEAAEEFADHVVSDEMTAQLEADMTAIANGEATLDDVADESREMLKRVFEELRDSREEIGEHLQESLKADKTLGPCPKCGEDMLVRRSRQGSYFVGCDGFPECRNTLPLPSTGEPQVLEEHCEEHDMHHVKMLAGRDTFVHGCPRCEAEKADESEDEVIGPCPECGDEHDGELAIKHLRSGSRLVGCTRYPDCDYSLPLPRNGDISVTEAFCEEHDLPELVIDADSDDPWELGCPICNYEEYQARTAVEDLEDLSGIGSATAEKLGDAGVDSLAALREADPDIVATEVQGVSATQVREWQDELEA, encoded by the coding sequence ATGCGGCTGATTATCACCGAGAAGGACAACGCCGCTCGCCGCATCGCGGAGATCCTCTCAGAAGGGGGTGCGTCCGCGAATCGGCGCAACGGCGTCAACGTCTATCGGTGGGGTGACACCCGCGTGGTCGGCCTCTCCGGACACGTCGTCGGCGTCGACTTCCCCGAGGAGTACAACGACTGGCGCGACGTCGAGCCGGTCGAACTCATCGACGCCGACGTGACGAAGGAACCGACACAGGAGAACATCGTCACGACGCTGCAGCAACTGGCGCGGGAGGCCGACGAGGCCACCATCGCGACGGACTACGACCGCGAGGGAGAACTCATCGGCAAGGAGGCCTACGAACTCATCCGCGAGGAAACCGACGTGCCCGTCGACCGCGTCCGCTTCTCTTCGATCACCGAACGGGAGGTCCGGGACGCCTTCGCCAACCCCGACGACATCGACTTCGACCTGGCGGCCGCGGGCGAGGCCCGCCAGATTATCGACCTCGTGTGGGGCGCGGCGCTCACGCGCTTCCTCTCGCTGTCGGCCCGGCAACTGGGCGACGACTTCATCTCAGTGGGTCGGGTCCAGTCGCCGACGCTGAAGCTCATTGTCGACCGCGAGCGCGAGATACAGGCGTTCGATCCCGAGGACTACTGGGAGATATTCGCCGACCTGCAGAAGAACGGCTCGGGCTTTGAGGCCCAGTACTTCTACGACGACGACGGGAAGGAGGCCGAGCGGGTCTGGGTCGAGGACGACGCCGACGACGCCTACGCCGACCTGACGAGCGTCGACGCGGCGACGGTGACGAGCGTCCGTCGCCGGACCCGCACCGACAGTCCGCCGACGCCGTTCAACACCACCGCCTTCATCTCCGCGGCCAGTTCGCTGGGCTACTCCGCCCAGCAGGCGATGTCCATCGCCGAGGAGCTGTACACCACCGGCTACATCACCTACCCCCGGACCGACAACACGGTGTATCCCGAGGACCTCGAAGAGGACGCGCTACTCGACGAGTTCGTCGGTGCCGGACACTTCGGCGAGGACGCCGAGGCGCTGCTGGAGCAAGAGGACATCACCGCCACCGAGGGCGACGAGGAGACCACCGACCACCCGCCCATTCACCCGACGGGCGAGATTCCGCCGAAGGTCGACCTCTCGGACGACGAGTGGGAGATCTACGAGCTGGTCGTGCGGCGCTTCTTCGCGACGGTCGCCGAGGCCGCCACGTGGGAGCACCTGCGGGTCGTCGCCGACGCCGGCGGCCGCTCGCTGAAGGCCAACGGCAAACGCCTCGTCGAACCGGGCTATCACGACGTGTATCCCTACTCCAGCGCCAGCGAGAACCACGTCCCCGACGTCGAAGAGGGCGAGGAGCTGGCCATCTCGGAGGTCCGGATGGAGGCCAAGCAGACCCAGCCGCCCCGCCGCTACGGCCAGTCGCGGCTCATCCAGACGATGGAGGACAAGGGGCTGGGGACGAAGTCGACGCGGCACAACTCCATCGAGAAACTGTACGACCGCGGCTACATCGAAGGCGACCCGCCCCGGCCGACGACGCTGGCGATGGCCGTCGTCGAGGCCGCCGAGGAGTTCGCCGACCACGTCGTCAGCGACGAGATGACCGCCCAACTGGAGGCTGACATGACCGCCATCGCAAACGGCGAAGCGACGCTTGACGACGTGGCCGACGAGTCCCGCGAGATGCTCAAGCGCGTCTTCGAGGAACTCCGCGATTCCCGCGAGGAAATCGGCGAGCACCTTCAGGAGTCGCTGAAAGCCGACAAGACGCTCGGTCCCTGTCCCAAGTGCGGCGAGGACATGCTGGTCCGGCGCTCGCGCCAGGGGTCGTACTTCGTCGGCTGTGACGGCTTCCCCGAGTGTCGCAACACGCTCCCGCTGCCGTCGACGGGCGAGCCCCAGGTGCTCGAAGAGCACTGCGAGGAGCACGACATGCACCACGTCAAGATGCTCGCCGGCCGGGACACCTTCGTCCACGGCTGTCCCCGCTGTGAGGCCGAGAAGGCAGACGAAAGCGAAGACGAAGTGATTGGGCCGTGTCCCGAGTGTGGCGACGAGCACGACGGAGAGTTGGCTATCAAACACCTCCGGTCGGGCTCCCGGCTCGTCGGCTGTACGCGCTACCCCGACTGCGACTACTCGCTGCCGCTGCCCCGCAACGGCGACATTTCCGTGACCGAGGCCTTTTGCGAGGAGCACGACCTGCCGGAGCTGGTCATCGACGCCGACAGCGACGACCCTTGGGAACTGGGCTGTCCCATCTGCAACTACGAGGAGTACCAGGCCCGCACGGCCGTCGAGGACCTGGAGGACCTGAGCGGCATCGGCTCGGCGACCGCGGAGAAGCTCGGCGACGCCGGCGTCGACTCGCTGGCGGCGCTCCGGGAGGCCGACCCCGACATCGTCGCCACCGAGGTCCAGGGCGTCAGCGCCACGCAGGTCCGCGAGTGGCAGGACGAACTGGAGGCCTGA